The DNA region GGAACCACGCGGAACAGCAGCACACCTCCGACGGCGAACTCCGGCCGGCCGGACATGTTCTTGACGTAAATGGTCAGCGCGAAGACCCCGAGCCAGTCCCCCAGGCTCGAGACCGTGGTGACCGCCCATAGACGTCGGAAATACCGGCGCTGCAGCAGGCCGAGAATCGTCGATGGCCGGTCGCCGAAAGGGCCGCGACCGTGCGCTGATTGGTTTCCCATCGGAGCGCGGCAAGCGTAGCACGCGACCCGAGTGGCCCTCCGACGCCCGGCAGGTACGATGTGCGCCTCGTGGAAGAGATGGTCACACGCCTCGTCGAGCACGGCTACATTGCACTATTCGTGCTGATGTGGATCGACACGATGGGGCTACCCCTGCCGAGCGAGATTCCGTTGCTATTCGCTGGGTTCCTGATCTCGGAGCAGCGGCTCGATATCGCGCCGGCGGCGCTGGTCTCGGCGGCCGGAGCCCTGGGCGGCTCGCTGCTCGCCTACGGCGTGAGTCGTCGCTACGGGCGCGCGGCGATCTTGCGTTGGGGACGCAAGTTCCTGATCACCGAGGAGCACTTGCACCATTCCGAGCGCTGGTTCGAGCAGCGTGGACCGGCGGCCGTCTTTGTGTGCCGCATGATCCCGCTCGCGCGCACCTTGATCTCGATCCCCGCGGGAATCGCCGAGATGAACGTTCCCCGATTCGCCGTTTACACGTTCACGGGCTCGCTACCGTGGGCCTTCGGTTTGATGGGGCTCGGCTGGGCGCTCGGTGCGAATTGGGAACGCG from Actinomycetota bacterium includes:
- a CDS encoding DedA family protein, which encodes MVTRLVEHGYIALFVLMWIDTMGLPLPSEIPLLFAGFLISEQRLDIAPAALVSAAGALGGSLLAYGVSRRYGRAAILRWGRKFLITEEHLHHSERWFEQRGPAAVFVCRMIPLARTLISIPAGIAEMNVPRFAVYTFTGSLPWAFGLMGLGWALGANWERVLGHFTLASAAVGLTMLVATAVWYLRRRKSASGRVPS